In a single window of the Coffea eugenioides isolate CCC68of chromosome 3, Ceug_1.0, whole genome shotgun sequence genome:
- the LOC113765984 gene encoding UPF0481 protein At3g47200-like, producing the protein MEAEEKVVIVVDPGSEVKISVNTSKPIPPGQVELPRYTHYSASAIHLASLINDKLSMLASDPLNYGTVCIYRVPEKHRRKNEEAYTPRLVSIGPLHHGDAQLKAMEEYKLKYLNNFLHTFKIPLELLAEYAHSQEKNVCGCYEDTYIRDLSKLSEVILFDGIFIIELFLKNYFPEMREMGDTIFENRWVSSDIVHDLLLLENQLPMRFIATMYNGFVSRKLSKFLDNETDEPPSFDKLAFEYLKNVGNTRKLEPSTTHSFPRARHLVEFLAVLHRPSHPRAEPEEGKKVEFGKCATATKLRAAGVKFSHGAEKCLFDVRFEKGELVIPQLTVNDFTETFYRNLIAFEQCGYNSKDITSYVILMDNLIDTPKDVDLLIEHKIIVNELGSSEQVADVFNNLYKEIVTDPKEFYFANLCNQLNEYSRDWLHKLVTKLTEWIASLRRDYFQSPWAIISFIAACILLVLTVIQTACSILQV; encoded by the coding sequence ATGGAAGCTGAAGAAAAAGTTGTAATTGTTGTTGATCCTGGAAGTGAGGTCAAAATCAGTGTCAATACTTCCAAGCCTATCCCCCCTGGGCAAGTAGAATTACCAAGGTACACACACTACTCTGCAAGCGCAATACATTTAGCATCCTTGATCAACGATAAGTTATCCATGCTAGCTTCAGATCCTCTTAATTATGGTACAGTTTGTATCTATAGAGTTCCTGAGAAACAcaggaggaaaaatgaagaagccTATACGCCTCGGTTAGTCTCGATTGGTCCCCTTCACCATGGTGATGCCCAGTTGAAAGCCATGGAAGAATACAAATTAAAGTATCTAAACAATTTCCTGCACACTTTTAAAATTCCACTAGAACTTTTGGCAGAATATGCCCATAGTCAGGAGAAGAATGTATGTGGTTGTTATGAAGATACCTACATCCGAGATCTCTCGAAATTATCAGAAGTGATTTTGTTTGATGGTATTTTTATCATTGAGCTCTTCTTAAAGAACTACTTTCCTGAAATGAGAGAGATGGGTGATACGATATTTGAAAATCGTTGGGTGTCAAGTGATATAGTGCACGATTTGCTGCTTTTAGAAAACCAACTTCCTATGAGGTTCATTGCTACAATGTATAATGGTTTTGTTTCCCGAAAACTGAGCAAGTTTTTGGATAATGAGACTGACGAGCCGCCATCTTTCGATAAACTAGCTTTTGAGTACTTAAAGAATGTAGGGAACACCAGGAAACTAGAGCCGAGTACGACCCATTCATTTCCTCGTGCAAGGCATCTGGTTGAGTTCCTAGCAGTGCTTCATAGGCCATCACATCCAAGAGCTGAACcagaagaaggaaagaaagtggAATTTGGCAAATGTGCTACTGCAACTAAGTTGCGGGCAGCGGGAGTAAAGTTCAGTCATGGAGCAGAAAAATGTTTATTTGATGTACGCTTTGAGAAAGGGGAGTTAGTAATTCCACAGCTCACCGTAAATGATTTCACAGAGACTTTTTACCGGAATCTGATAGCCTTTGAACAGTGTGGCTATAATTCCAAGGACATAACAAGCTATGTTATTCTGATGGATAACTTGATAGACACCCCCAAGGATGTTGATCTACTCATTGAACATAAAATCATTGTGAATGAACTTGGAAGCAGTGAACAGGTGGCAGATGTTTTCAACAATCTCTACAAAGAGATTGTAACGGATCCAAAGGAGTTTTATTTTGCTAACCTCTGCAATCAACTGAATGAATACAGCAGAGACTGGCTGCACAAGTTGGTGACAAAGTTAACCGAGTGGATTGCAAGCCTACGCCGTGATTATTTTCAGAGTCCATGGGCTATCATCTCTTTTATTGCTGCCTGTATACTGCTAGTTCTTACTGTTATTCAGACAGCATGCTCTATACTTCAGGTGTAA
- the LOC113765983 gene encoding MDIS1-interacting receptor like kinase 2-like, which yields MLRNLIHLALVRNQLSGPIPPEIGTMYYIVDIYLEFNNLTGSIPASFGNLNRLVNLYLFQNHLSGLIPHAIGNLISLQSLDLSQNYLTSSIPESLGNLTNLIHLYLFDNRLSGSIPKNLGDLKFLTHMELGENQLSGSIPVSIGNLSNLEKLYLLKNQFSGTIPQELGNLKKLLVLELDQNQLSGPLPEQLCQNGTLQNITVSENMLTGPIPGSLKNCSSLIRTRFNGNQFHGNLSEMFGIYPFLDFIDLSNNEFYGELSSSWGKCKILRTLMVAKNNITGGIPPELGNLTQLHTLDLSSSFLSGEIPRAVGKLASMLELDLHDNQLTGSIPQELGALTGLLYLDLSTNSFNGSFPEHLGDLRNVFHMNLSNNVLSQKIAFQIGKLTQLSELDLSRNFFTGEIPSEFQSLQSLGTLDLSHNNLSGLIPKALTKLPGSLRINISFNNLEGPIPSGGAFVNLTIEEVQGNKGLCGNISGLRACESSPLIKKHVKNKGKKKLVLTILSPLLGSFVLLCAFLGGLRLHEQWRKSSGTEDIDMNKVNLFSICTYDGKAVYKEIVMATEEFSDIFCIGKGGYGSIYKAQLPSGDVVAVKRLHNMPEMASHKNLLNEIRALTEIKHRNIVKLFGFCSNSQHSFLVYEYLERGSLAKIFSIEEEAKELDWRKRLKIIKGIAHALSYMHHDCSPAIVQRDISSNNILLDPEYEAHISDFGTSKFLKNDSSNWSSLAGTYGYVAPEYAYTMKVTEKCDVYSFGVLTMEVMKGKHPGDLIAYLMSSSPEEIELKDLLDRRLLYPNEEIENILAFVLKLARACLHVDPQSRPTMLFISRLLSTGASSV from the exons ATGCTAAGAAACTTGATTCATTTAGCTCTTGTGCGTAATCAACTTTCAGGTCCAATTCCTCCAGAAATAGGAACTATGTATTATATTGTTGACATTTATTTGGAGTTTAACAATTTAACAGGTTCAATTCCAGCCTCTTTTGGTAACCTCAATAGGCTAGTTAACTTATACCTTTTCCAAAATCACCTATCTGGTCTCATTCCTCATGCcattggaaacttgatttcacTTCAGTCTCTTGACTTGTCTCAAAATTATCTTACCAGTTCAATCCCCGAGTCACTAGGCAATTTAACCAATTTGATTCATTTGTATCTCTTTGATAACCGACTCTCTGGTTCAATTCCAAAGAATTTAGGTGATCTTAAATTCCTTACGCATATGGAATTAGGTGAGAACCAACTTAGTGGTTCCATTCCTGTTTCAATTGGTAACTTGAGTAACTTGGAAAAATTATATCTTCTAAAAAACCAATTTTCTGGTACCATCCCACAAGAGCTTGGAAACCTGAAAAAGTTGTTAGTTTTGGAATTGGATCAAAATCAGTTATCTGGTCCATTGCCAGAACAACTATGTCAAAATGGAACCCTCCAAAACATTACTGTATCTGAGAACATGCTTACAGGTCCAATCCCCGGAAGCTTGAAAAATTGCTCAAGCTTGATTAGGACCCGTTTCAATGGGAACCAATTCCACGGTAACTTGTCAGAAATGTTTGGCATCTATCCCTTTTTGGATTTCATAGACCTCAGCAACAACGAATTCTATGGGGAACTCTCCAGCAGCTGGGGAAAATGCAAAATCTTGAGAACCCTGATGGTTGCAAAGAACAATATCACAGGTGGTATACCTCCAGAACTTGGAAATTTAACTCAACTACATACACTTGATCTTTCTTCAAGCTTTTTATCTGGGGAGATACCAAGGGCAGTGGGGAAGTTGGCCTCTATGCTCGAACTAGATTTACATGACAACCAACTCACTGGCAGTATACCTCAGGAATTGGGAGCACTGACAGGACTTCTTTATCTAGACCTGTCCACAAACTCCTTCAATGGATCTTTTCCAGAACATTTGGGAGATTTGAGGAACGTGTTTCACATGAACTTGAGCAACAACGTATTAAGCCAAAAGATTGCATTCCAGATTGGGAAGTTGACCCAACTTTCTGAATTGGATTTGAGTCGAAATTTCTTCACAGGAGAGATACCATCTGAGTTCCAAAGTTTGCAGAGCCTAGGAACATTGGATCTCTCACACAATAACCTCTCTGGTTTAATCCCAAAGGCTTTAACCAAATTGCCGGGTTCATTGCGCATCAATATTTCATTCAATAATTTAGAGGGTCCAATTCCGAGTGGTGGAGCCTTTGTGAATTTAACCATAGAGGAAGTACAAGGAAATAAAGGTTTGTGCGGGAATATTTCAGGGTTACGGGCTTGTGAAAGTTCCCCGTTGATTAAAAAGCATGTCAAGAATAAGGGGAAGAAAAAACTTGTTCTCACAATTTTAAGTCCTCTTCTGGGATCATTCGTACTTCTTTGTGCATTCTTGGGTGGTCTCAGATTGCATGAGCAATGGAGAAAAAGTTCAGGAACGGAAGATATCGATATGAACAAAGTAAATTTATTTTCCATATGTACTTATGATGGCAAAGCAGTGTATAAGGAAATAGTAATGGCTACAGAAGAGTTCAGTGACATATTTTGCATTGGTAAAGGAGGTTATGGAAGTATTTACAAAGCACAGCTTCCATCAGGCGATGTAGTAGCTGTAAAGAGGCTTCACAACATGCCTGAGATGGCAAGTCATAAAAATTTGTTGAATGAGATAAGGGCCTTGACAGAAATCAAGCATCGAAACATTGTGAAACTCTTTGGGTTCTGCTCAAATTCTCAGCATTCATTTTTGGTATATGAGTACCTTGAAAGAGGGAGCTTGGCCAAAATCTTTAGCATAGAAGAAGAAGCTAAGGAACTAGACTGGCGAAAGAGATTAAAAATCATCAAAGGTATTGCTCATGCTTTATCTTACATGCATCATGATTGTTCACCAGCCATTGTACAACGGGACATATCAAGCAACAACATTTTGCTTGATCCAGAATATGAGGCTCACATTTCAGATTTTGGCACTTCTAAGTTTCTGAAAAATGATTCATCTAATTGGAGTTCTCTTGCAGGCACATATGGGTATGTTGCACCAG AATATGCCTACACAATGAAAGTAACTGAAAAGTGTGACGTTTATAGCTTTGGGGTCCTGACAATGGAAGTGATGAAAGGAAAGCATCCCGGTGACTTGATTGCTTATCTAATGTCTTCAAGCCCTGAAGAGATAGAACTGAAAGACTTGCTCGATCGAAGACTTCTGTATcccaatgaagaaattgaaaacaTTCTGGCATTCGTTCTTAAACTAGCAAGAGCATGTCTACATGTTGATCCACAGTCTAGGCCAACGATGCTCTTTATTTCCAGGTTGTTATCAACTGGTGCATCGTCTGTGTAA
- the LOC113765982 gene encoding MDIS1-interacting receptor like kinase 2-like — translation MGSFEIISIFLIVLLFPSFHPKGGASASAEEAAALLKWKARFQNQNNGLLTSWNLQSMNASNSSNLPCTWAGISCINGSVNRLNLSAWGIKGSLYDFPLLSLPNLEYLDLSLNQFFGSIPRQIGNLSKLIYLDFSVNELSQEIPPEICNLRNMVRRRGLRSRRGLDCSTSVAAYQLNIG, via the coding sequence ATGGGTTCTTTCGAAATAATCTCCATTTTCCTTATTGTCCTACTTTTCCCATCATTTCACCCCAAAGGTGGAGCTTCAGCTTCTGCTGAAGAGGCTGCTGCACTTCTGAAATGGAAAGCCAGATTTCAGAACCAGAACAATGGCTTGCTAACCTCATGGAACCTTCAATCCATGAATGCTAGCAACTCTTCCAACCTTCCATGCACTTGGGCTGGTATTTCTTGCATTAATGGAAGTGTTAACAGGTTGAATCTCTCAGCATGGGGTATTAAAGGTAGCCTTTATGACTTCCCTCTTTTGTCCCTCCCAAATCTTGAATATCTTGATCTCAGCCTGAACCAGTTCTTTGGCAGCATACCTCGTCAAATAGGTAACCTGTCGAAGCTCATTTATCTTGATTTCTCAGTTAATGAGCTGTCACAAGAAATCCCACCTGAAATTTGCAACCTAAGAAACATGGTTCGCCGTCGCGGGTTGCGGTCACGTCGCGGTCTCGATTGTTCCACATCCGTCGCAGCATATCAGTTAAATATCGGGTGA